The following are encoded together in the Robertmurraya sp. FSL R5-0851 genome:
- the rplI gene encoding 50S ribosomal protein L9, which translates to MKVIFLKDVKGKGKKGEVKNVADGYAQNFLIKQGLAVEANSTNVSTLEGQKKKQEKVAAEELAEAKKLKETIEKITVELSAKAGEGGRLFGSITSKQIAEELQKKHNIKIDKRKIELEDAIRALGYTKVPVKLHTEVQATLNVHVKEVN; encoded by the coding sequence ATGAAAGTAATCTTTTTGAAGGACGTAAAAGGAAAAGGAAAAAAAGGTGAAGTGAAAAATGTTGCCGATGGGTATGCACAAAATTTCTTGATTAAACAGGGACTTGCAGTAGAAGCAAATTCAACAAATGTTAGCACCCTTGAGGGACAGAAAAAGAAGCAAGAAAAGGTAGCTGCTGAAGAGCTTGCTGAAGCAAAAAAACTAAAAGAAACGATTGAAAAAATCACAGTCGAATTAAGTGCAAAAGCGGGTGAAGGTGGACGACTTTTTGGTTCAATTACTAGTAAGCAAATCGCAGAAGAGTTGCAGAAAAAGCATAATATTAAAATTGACAAACGTAAAATTGAACTAGAAGATGCGATCCGTGCTTTAGGCTATACAAAGGTACCAGTAAAGCTTCATACCGAAGTTCAAGCTACTTTAAACGTACACGTAAAAGAAGTAAACTAA
- a CDS encoding DHH family phosphoesterase, with translation MPSYLEKRSIRYPIYALIAITVVLLGLIAMYNWLLGLIGLIVAFLPFFYIFQLERKQRKEMEEYITTLSYRVKKVGEEALMEMPIGIMLINDDYYIEWTNPFLASCFEEDTLVGRSLYDVGESLIPLIKQDVETEIITIHERKFRVIHRPEERLLYFFDVTEQTEIEKLYEDERTVIAIIFLDNYDELTQGMEDQTRSSLNSLVTSILNKWAQENGVFLKRITSERFIAVFNENIMQLLEKGKFSVLDDVRETTSKQNVPLTLSIGVGSGVSSLPELGSLAQSSLDLALGRGGDQVAIKLTNGKVKFYGGKTNPVEKRTRVRARVISHALKELVTESDKVIIMGHKSPDMDAIGASIGIQKVAQMNERDAYIVLNPNDIDTGVQRLLEEIKKHESLFERFVTPEQALELATEDTLLVVVDTHKPSLVIEERLLSKIDHVVVIDHHRRGEDFIQSPLLVYMEPYASSTAELVTELLEYQPKRGKIDMLEATALLAGIIVDTKSFTLRTGARTFDAASYLRGQGADTVLVQKFLKEDVDSYLKRAKLIETVYFYKKGIAIAKGSNTQMIDQILIAQTADTLLTMDGIQASFVISKRSDQTVGISARSLGDVNVQIIMENLGGGGHLTNAATQLTDVTIEEAEERLQTAIHEYTEGRKKE, from the coding sequence GTGCTTCTCGGATTAATTGCTATGTACAATTGGTTACTAGGCTTAATCGGATTAATAGTAGCATTCCTTCCCTTTTTCTATATCTTTCAGCTTGAAAGAAAACAAAGAAAAGAAATGGAAGAATACATAACTACATTGTCCTATCGAGTAAAAAAAGTGGGCGAGGAAGCGCTCATGGAAATGCCAATCGGTATTATGTTAATTAATGATGACTACTATATCGAGTGGACGAACCCGTTCTTAGCTTCATGCTTTGAAGAGGATACACTGGTTGGTAGGTCGCTCTATGATGTGGGTGAATCACTTATTCCTTTAATCAAGCAAGATGTTGAAACCGAAATCATCACGATTCATGAGCGTAAATTTAGAGTCATTCACCGTCCTGAGGAAAGACTGTTGTACTTCTTTGATGTAACGGAACAAACAGAAATTGAAAAGTTATATGAAGATGAACGAACCGTCATTGCAATTATTTTCTTAGATAATTATGATGAATTAACGCAAGGGATGGAAGATCAGACAAGAAGTAGTTTGAATAGCCTTGTTACATCTATTTTAAATAAGTGGGCACAGGAAAATGGAGTGTTCCTTAAAAGAATAACATCTGAACGCTTTATTGCTGTATTCAATGAAAATATCATGCAATTGCTCGAGAAAGGAAAGTTTTCTGTCCTTGATGATGTGAGAGAAACGACTTCAAAGCAAAATGTTCCATTAACCTTGAGTATAGGAGTAGGTTCTGGTGTCTCCTCCCTGCCAGAGTTAGGCTCGTTAGCACAATCAAGTCTTGATTTAGCGCTAGGTCGTGGTGGCGACCAGGTGGCGATTAAGTTAACCAATGGTAAGGTAAAGTTTTATGGTGGAAAAACGAATCCTGTTGAAAAACGGACAAGAGTACGTGCTAGGGTCATTTCGCATGCTCTTAAGGAGCTTGTTACAGAAAGCGACAAGGTCATCATTATGGGGCATAAAAGTCCGGATATGGACGCTATTGGAGCTTCAATAGGTATACAAAAGGTTGCCCAAATGAATGAGCGTGATGCTTATATCGTCTTAAATCCAAACGATATTGATACCGGTGTTCAAAGATTGTTAGAGGAAATCAAAAAGCATGAATCATTGTTTGAACGTTTTGTGACACCAGAACAGGCTCTAGAGCTTGCCACGGAGGATACGCTTTTAGTGGTCGTAGATACACATAAACCATCATTAGTTATTGAAGAGCGTTTATTATCAAAAATTGATCATGTTGTGGTAATTGATCATCATAGAAGAGGAGAAGATTTCATCCAAAGTCCGCTTCTTGTTTATATGGAGCCATATGCGTCCTCTACAGCAGAGCTCGTTACCGAGTTATTAGAATATCAGCCAAAACGGGGAAAGATTGATATGCTGGAAGCAACAGCTCTTTTAGCTGGTATTATCGTTGATACCAAAAGCTTTACTCTTCGAACGGGAGCTAGAACCTTTGATGCAGCGTCTTATTTAAGAGGACAAGGGGCCGATACGGTTCTTGTACAAAAGTTTTTAAAAGAAGATGTGGATTCTTATTTGAAACGTGCTAAATTGATTGAAACGGTATATTTTTATAAAAAAGGGATCGCCATTGCAAAGGGAAGTAACACGCAGATGATCGACCAAATATTAATTGCACAAACGGCAGATACCCTGCTGACAATGGACGGAATTCAAGCGTCATTTGTTATTTCGAAGCGATCAGATCAAACGGTTGGAATTAGTGCCAGGTCGTTAGGTGACGTAAACGTCCAAATTATTATGGAGAATCTAGGTGGTGGAGGCCATTTAACAAATGCAGCAACACAGCTGACTGATGTAACGATTGAGGAAGCAGAAGAAAGACTGCAAACGGCCATTCACGAGTATACGGAAGGGAGAAAGAAAGAATGA